TTACCGGTGGGCCACTGCAGAGGAGTCTCTTTGCCTGCCCTAATCTTAAGGTTGTGTGTTTTAGAATGTGAATTCAGCAGAAGGAGCCGGTAGGGACCCAGCAATGGAAAGTAAAGGATTGATGGGGCTGGATTTATCAAGTCTGATCCATTTTAGAGGAAGTTTCTGAATGtgtttttcacaattaaaatactaattttattgcCAAATTTGATTCTTTAATTGCAGGTAAACAAGTGAGAACCAAACTTTCACAGGCATTTAATCATTGGCTAAAAGTTCCAGGAGACAAACTACAGGTATTTAGGCAATTCTAGCCTTGTTCTTAACCccaagaaatgaataaatgtcacGTAAAAACACTCCTAGCTCTTAATTCCATTTAGCGCTCATgcagtaccatattgttttatattagggTTGCTAAATAATTACTAGTTTCAAAAACTAAGATACTTGAGACCCTCATAATCtgttatataatttgaaattcatAAGCTGTTTTAGGTAgttcaaacatgaaaaaaaatttttcaattgttttgttttgttgttagaTTATCATTGAAGTGACGGAAATGTTGCATAATGCCAGTTTACTCATCGATGATATTGAAGACAACTCAAAACTCCGACGTGGCTTTCCAGTGGCGCACAGCATCTATGGAATCCCATCTGTCATCAATTCTGCCAATTACGTATACTTTCTTGGCCTACAGAAAGTCTTAACCCTTGATCAGCCGGATGCAGTCAAGCTTTTTACCCGCCAGCTTTTGGAACTCCACGAGGGACAAGGCCTAGACATTTATTGGCGGGATAACTACACTTGTCCCACAGAAGAGGAGTATAAAGCCATGGTGCTGCAAAAGACGGGTGGACTCTTTGGATTAGCAGTAGGTCTCATGCAGTTGTTCTCTGATTACAAAGAAGATTTAAAGCCGCTACTTGATACTCTTGGGCTCTTTTTCCAAATTAGGGATGATTATGCTAATCTACACTCCAAAGAGTATAGCGAAAATAAAAGCTTTTGTGAAGATCTAACAGAGGGAAAGTTCTCATTCCCTACTATTCATGCTATTTGGTCCAGGCCTGAAAGCACCCAGGTGCAGAATATCTTGCGCCAGAGAACCGAAAacatagatattaaaaaatactgtgtACATTATCTTGAGGATGTAGGTTCTTTTGAATATACTCGGAATACTCTGAAAGAGCTTGAGTCTAAAGCCTATAAACAAATTGATGCGCTTGGTGGGAACCCGGAGCTAGTAGCTCTAATAAAGCACTTAAGTAAAATGTTCAAAGATGAGAACGAATAATCTTAAGCCATTCTTGATTAGGTCTAATAgcttattttagttatttttttgtctttttatttatcatctttaaaatttgGCCCAAGCTGTTTGTCTCCAAAATGAGTGAACAGGAGTGATACTGTTTCAGTTTAGAACCACTCTATACAAGTAATTATCATAGTACAAAGTTAAAGGAGTCAAAAGGAGCCGCATTTAAACAGGTCTGATTTGAATGTCATATTGTGTTCTGTTGGGTCCTGTGGCCTACTCTGCCATGAATGTTTGGTTGATTCTGTCAATAAAGAAGACTTCAGTTTACAGAAATTTTTATCCAGAAACTTCCTAACTATACTGTATGTATAGGCAGTTCCCAATTCATCTACCCCAGGTCCCAGCCAGTGCCCACTTGGGACCAATTTCTGTTAGCTACCTGGCCCCAATGCTGTAGGAACTCCTCTTCCTAAATTTGCTGCTAAATTTCCTCCCTGGAATCTCCCTCACTGGAGTCTTCATGAGAAGGCTGACAGTGATAAACAGAGAGCACTCCGGTTCTTTTTCTTACCCCcctccattttccctttctccctgcccAGCAAATTCTGCTCTTCGCTATGGAGTCTCCTTTTACGTACTAGCccaaattcttccttttttctttctagtgtAACTGGTGCCCCCAAAATGATTAGTGTCTAGGTACAGCAGTGTTTTTCTATGTGGGAAGAAAAAACGTACATGGAGAAGTATTTTAAGATCGAGCCTTTAAACCTTTTTGTATTTTCCCATCATTAGTAAAAATCATGAAAGAATGCTCACTTCAAGTATAAAAGCAGGGGGAAATGGTCTTTTCTTTCCAaacccctaccccccaccccgcccccgtgAAGGCAGTTGGTGCTTGAAAGGGAAGTAGGCATctttaattgaaagaaaagtgTTATCCTGAGAGCTAGTGCCTAACTGAAAAGTAGCCAAAGGCACTAATTAGTTTTATAGTACCGTTATCCTGATGGTCCCCTCTGTTTCATTTCCAGCCCCATACCCCTGGAGCCATCAGTGGCTCCAGAGATAGAAAAGAGACCCTGATTCCTGTATTAGAAGTAGTGTTGACATCCCAAAAtgaaagtttacatttttcagaAACTGCATTTTGCTTGGTTGGTTTTATAATACGTTATCTCAAATCTAATCACTTGTATGAGACATTCTCACCAAAGCACTCAACCTAAATCCTTTTGAAAAGTTGGGTATAACTTTACTAACTTTTAAGAGACTTTGAATCTTCCATTTTAATTGATACAAGGAAACTTTAAAATCATGGATATTTGTGCTACACTATGGGAATTTGAATTTTGTGCTTATGGAcctataacttaaaaaaaaaaccgggagccagcccagtggctcaggtggttggagtgctgtgctcctaactcgGAGATGGCCCGTTGGATTCCCACataagccagtgagctgcgccctctacagctaagattgtgaacaacagctctccctggagctgtgcaGCCAttagcagctggaggttggcgtaaGCTGCAGGGAGCTGCCTTAAACCACCAGCTGCCTTAGTGGGGGGAcggcaaggctcataatacccgcatgggccagggagctgtgtcctacacaactagactgagaaacaacggcttgaacccgAATGAGGGGGCGGAGAGGGAAAGCTGAAGaaggggaaacaaaaaacaagcaaaacatttttttaaaaaaagctctgATTATTCAAAAAGATCTAATAACTATATAGACAAAATAgttacctttaaaataaagattgctTAAGTAGATTATTCCTTACCTAATGAAGTAAATTTTGGCCTGGTGCTATTCATGattcttttgccatttttatcttGCCTTTGTCAGTGACAAATGCTTGACATTGAATTGGGGACTCGTAAAGAGTCATTTTATCTactgacaaataaaaaaatcattcttttcacTTGAACTGTAGTCACAGTTGTTAATCAAGAAGAAAACCAGCTATGAGTAGTTTGAATCTATTAACTTACCTACTTAGATTTTAAGGTacagtcatttttttctgcataaaGGAATATCTTGTGGTAACCCAAGTAAGAATTGGGTTTGTCATTTAGAAGATTcgtaattttaaaacattcactttCACATTTCTAGTCTAtgaagctacaaaaaaaaaaaaaaaaaaggattttatttgcCAAAATCAAAAGCATAAAGGCTGGGTACGTGGCCATAAGTTACTTTCTAACTTCAGCAAGACTTTAAATCCATCAGCTCCTCTTTTCCACTCGGTCAATTTACGAACTCGACCTTCCCTTCCTGACCTTACCCTATAGAGGTTCACTTCAGGGAGACTTTAAGGAGCTCAGGTCACTTTCCTCCCTGTCTTCGGCCCCTCTCATCCTGCCAGTTGCCAATCCTGGATGAATCCAACCAAACACGTTCTTTGCTCCTTCCAAGTCATTGAGTGCTGCTGGGGAACGATTTCAAATCTTGTAGTCAGTGCAAGTTAAGTATTACAGCCCTCTTATTTTTCACAACTAATTCTGATGGAGATTGCAAATTTGTCAATCTGAAGTCCTTTGCTTCTCCTCCACTCTTCTCCCATTAAATGTGTCCCAGCTCTGCTCAGTAGAtgactgaagaaaaaaacaaaacatctagtACCTAACCTAATAGGTACTCCATAAACataacatttctttctccttctccttcctctcagaacattgatttaaaaagagCCAATGGATAAATCCTGATATAAAGTAGGGGATGAAATAAGTCCCTCCAGAGGCTTAAAGAGGGCATGAAGAACAGGAGGGCTGGTTTGGCATAGGGCAAGACAAACTTTATCACACTCAAAGTTGTCTTAACGCACTGTCATTCtcacattttaaattctctttgaaTCCCCAGTACTGCCACCTGTAAATTCCTTGGCATAACATATAAGGCTTTCCAAAATCAGATCTCCCACCTAACCTTAACTAGCCATATTTGCTAGTTACATACTTTACTCTTCCCCCACACCTTATTCTCTGCCGTAAAAAAGTGCTCATAACTGTTGAGAAAGTCTATTCTAgtattcatttaattcatttcttgAGTGCCTGTGTGCTAGATCCTTTGCTAGGCTTTGGAAACAGGAGAGTGATAGACACGACCCCTTAACCTCGTGATTTTCCTGTAATGGAGACTGGTAAGTAAACAGCCAATTATTAAACAGTATCCTTAGTGCTGGAATCAGCACTTGTCTGCCTCTCCCATTGGATTGGAAATTCATTAAGGACAACGGCTGACTTAGCCTGCTATTCCCaatagcacttaataaatatttatgagtgaaaaaaaatctgcttgaAATTAATCTCCCACCTCTCAAGCATTCCATTAAACATAATGTATGTGAAAAGatattataaacttcaaatgTTAGCTTTTATGTTAATGTGCTTCTTCTACTTCTAATGATTCTTACTCAACGTTCTCTTCCATTCTGAAAGCACTTAGACTGTTGACTCTCAGTTTTGTCTGTGATTACCATTATATCAAAAGCCTCACTTCCTCAAACTTAAGTCCTATATCTAACTGCCTAGTCACCTGAGTTTTCTGTTGTCACCTTGAAATCACATAATTAAAACCAACTTACACCTTCTTTCCTATCCCTCTACCAATCCAAATAATGGAATAAAACCACTTCTACCTCAGCCTTTCCTATCACCAGCTTTACTCTCGAAGTGATCCAGGAGGATGATTTCTTATCCTTGCTTCCTGTATCCATCCAGTCCTCCCAAATCTTATAGCTTTGTCCTTCGAGATGTCTCTTATCTGTCCCCTACTTTCCACTTTCACTGTCATTAACTTGGAACAGGTTTGATTGCTGTACATGAAGGGCTGATATTTGGTGgctgaaatacagaaaaaggcTCGTGATAATGGACACCATAATAATGTAAATTCAGACATAATGCAATTATCATTTGGCTCTGCAACCCCCACCACCTCCAGCTGGCTAACTGCAGACTTCCTCTGGTTATTCCATTAATCTTGTAATAATGCAACTTCACATTTTATGTAATTAGATATATTGGACTTTACAAGTAGTATGTCGTAATTTTACTGTAATCCTTACTGGTTGTTAAAAAGTACGGTGCAATAACCAATAACATTagtaatacaaattttaataaccCATTAGTTCAAGTTAATTGTATAGAAAGTTTCATGACTATTGATTACTGGGCATCTTTTCATAGAGATATCTGGAAAACATTTGCACCACTAACTGCTACATCACGTACATTCTTTATAATACACTCTATGCTTTAGAATGACCATTTATTATCTTTGAATTACTTTTGTTACTgtatataaagacaaatatatcaGAAGCTCTGAGAATTGGTATAATGAGTAATGGAAGCTAGTTGGACCTCAATGGGGGAGGTAGTAGTAATGGTAATTTGCAAAAGTAACTTGTAAATCTTACCAAAACTTGCACACTTAAATTGTAAAACAGgaacaaacatttgaaaagtacattggggccggcccggtggctcaggcggttggagctccgtgctcctaactctgaaggctgccagttcgattcccatatggaccagtgggctctcaaccacaaggttgccggttcaactcctcaagtcccgcaagggatggtgggctgcgccccctgcaactagcaacggcaacggcaactggacctggagctgagctgcgccctccacaactaagactgaaaggacaacaacttgacttggaaaaaagtcctggaagtacacagggttccccaataaagtcctgttccccttctccaataaaatcttaaaaaaaaaaaaaaagtacacttaAAGAGATTTAGctttaataaatgatattttaatatgtcAATATTTTACAAGAAAGAATTTATTGAAGCTGCCAGAGTATTCAATTAACCATAAAGAATTGGACATGTAAAACTAAGAAGCTGAAAATGTAGgttactgaaacaaaacaaaatagcaattCCAAAAGACAAACTAATAGATTGTTTGTTAGATTTATTGAATCCTAAACTTGGCCAATTACAGTCTGCAAAGCTCTAGTTGAAgaggaacaaaaattaaattatagcagTCACTGAATAAGACttacccaaaaataagccccagttaagattgtcagccagatggatgcatttagtacgtaaTGACAacgttccagaagaagatgacatgactgtatatttgaataaaagtaaattgttgtacatgaaaaaataacacatcccctgaaaatacaccctaatgcgtcttttggagcaaaaattaatataagagccggtcttatttttggggaaatacagtaattGCTAGTAGTTTAGAGGAAACTGGGAGAGGATTCAGCACCATGAAGAATGTCATTAATATCAAGAGAAATTCTCAATTTATTGAGACCAAAAGTTACCTATGTCTATCAATTTAACAAGGAAATTGTTGGAAGAATTTATAGTTTACTGTGTTATAGCTCAGGAGTACCATTTAGCTTGTGATTGCTGCAAGAAACAAAAGATCAAACCAATTTCCTCCTGGCTTaaatataccgtatttccccgaaaataagacctagctggacaatcagctctaatgcgtcttttggagcaaaaattagtataagacctagtattatattacattatatttattaacttataCCCGGtcttaagactgggtcttatattaatttttgctccaaaagatgcattagagctgattgtccggcgaggtcttattttggaggaaacaccGAAGCATATTTGGATAGTTAATGTCCCCTAACTTGTTTTCCTGAAATCTCCTCTTTAGCCCACGTTGCACACACTTGCCAAAGTAATCTTaattatttgctttcattttattcctgCTCAAAAATCATTTCCTTACGGGACAAACACTTTAGCTTCACAGTCAAAGCTATCTGTAATCTTCCTGTCTTATCTCCCACCATCCCTTTACTTCACCTAAACCTGCCTAGTTCATTCTCACCTAAAGACATACATGTTTCCACTTTCATGCCTGTACTAATATGCTTGTTTCTGAAATGCTCCTCTGCTCCCCATCAAATTTGTTGTATCTTTGAAGTCTAACTTAAAGTTGGATTTCCTTGCTGAAGACTTTGTTTCCAAAtcaaaatatctttataataataGTAACGATGTAACTAGGAAAAACAAACCACTCCCTACACTCAGACAGAAAATAAGAGATTGGCCTTTAGCTAAGTGTTCAGTAGAGACCTTACAAAGCAAAGCTTAAATATGGTCTTTAGTTAACTAAGGTAATAAATAGCTATTACAAGGCATATAACTGACTCAATAAAGGGTCTTTTTATTATTCCCAGCAGACCT
Above is a window of Rhinolophus sinicus isolate RSC01 linkage group LG12, ASM3656204v1, whole genome shotgun sequence DNA encoding:
- the GGPS1 gene encoding geranylgeranyl pyrophosphate synthase isoform X1 produces the protein MEKTQETVQRILLEPYKYLLQLPGKQVRTKLSQAFNHWLKVPGDKLQIIIEVTEMLHNASLLIDDIEDNSKLRRGFPVAHSIYGIPSVINSANYVYFLGLQKVLTLDQPDAVKLFTRQLLELHEGQGLDIYWRDNYTCPTEEEYKAMVLQKTGGLFGLAVGLMQLFSDYKEDLKPLLDTLGLFFQIRDDYANLHSKEYSENKSFCEDLTEGKFSFPTIHAIWSRPESTQVQNILRQRTENIDIKKYCVHYLEDVGSFEYTRNTLKELESKAYKQIDALGGNPELVALIKHLSKMFKDENE
- the GGPS1 gene encoding geranylgeranyl pyrophosphate synthase isoform X2, with the protein product MLHNASLLIDDIEDNSKLRRGFPVAHSIYGIPSVINSANYVYFLGLQKVLTLDQPDAVKLFTRQLLELHEGQGLDIYWRDNYTCPTEEEYKAMVLQKTGGLFGLAVGLMQLFSDYKEDLKPLLDTLGLFFQIRDDYANLHSKEYSENKSFCEDLTEGKFSFPTIHAIWSRPESTQVQNILRQRTENIDIKKYCVHYLEDVGSFEYTRNTLKELESKAYKQIDALGGNPELVALIKHLSKMFKDENE